The genomic DNA ACCAGGTACGGGACCGCGAGCGCGGCGTCGACGAACGGATGCTCGCCCGCCATCACGGCGAACGGAGCGCTCGCGGCGACGTTCAGGGCCGCGAGCAGCACCAGCAACAGGACGACCAGGAGGCCGACGAGGCCCCGGGCGGCCCACGTCCGGCGTGACCACGGTGGCTGGTCGATGCGCCAGCGGTAGGCCGCGAGCAGGCCCCAGCCGAGCACCGACAGCGAGAACAGCGCGAGACTCCCGAGGGCCACGACCAGCGTCGTCCCGGCGGTCTCGTGGACGGGGAGCTGCTGGAACGCCGCCGCGGGGTTGCGGTCGAGGAACAGGACCATCCCGTCGTCGGAGTCACGGAAGACCAGCAGGCCGTCGCCGTCGACCTCGCGGTAGACGTTCGGCTCGAGTTCGACCCAGCGGGTCGCACCGAAACCGAACTGTGTGGCAGCCGCCGACCGGAGGAGCAGTTCACCGTCGGCGAGCGGGACGACCTCGACGGTCTGGGCCATCGCGGCGAACTTCCACCACGACGTGTACGGCACGCGGGTCGCGCGGAACTCGCCCGCCAGCGCGGCGGTGCGGTCGGCGGCGCCGGCCGACGGCGAGACCGCGGACGGCGACTCGCCGGGGTAGTAGCGGTCGAGGAACGCCTCGAGGAACGCGTTGCCGGCCGCCCCGCCGCCGGGCGCGTTGTACGAGACGAACACGCCGACCTCCTCCCCGGGGAGCAACAGCAACTGGGTGTAGAACAGTTCGGTCGCGCCGCCGTGGCCGATCGCGCGGACGCCGTTGCGGTCCTGCTCGACGAAGCCGTAGGCCATCCCGTTCAGTCGGTCGTCGTGCGTGAACTGCCGGCTGTGCATCTGACGGACGGTCGCCGGCTCCAGGATGCGCCCGCCGTCGAAGCTCCCCTCGCCGAGGTGCGCGAGCATGAACCGGCCCATGTCGGTCGCGGTGGCGCTCATCGAGCCGGCGGGCGGCGTCCCGACGTACTCGAACCGGCCGGCCACGAACGCGCCGTCACGGTACCGGTAGCCGATCGCGAGGTCGTCGGCCAGGTCCCCGGGGACGGGCTGGCGGAACGTCGAGCGGTCCATCCCGAGCGGATCGAGGACGCTCGCCTCGACGTACTCGTCGAACGGCGTGTCGGCCCGCTCGGCGACGACGTGGCCGGCCAGGGCCGCCCCCCAGTTCGAGTAGGCCGCCAGCTCACCCGGCGGGCGGACACGGGCGGGACGGGTATCGGTGAGGGCCTCCCCGAGCGGCTGCACGGCCGACTGGTCGTACAGGAACAGCCCCTCGTAGACGTCCTCGAAGCCGGCGGTGTGGGTGCCGAGGTGCCGGAGCGTCACCGGCTCGTCGTAGGTGGCCGGGACCTCGACCGGCGAATCGTCGAGGTAGCTGTTCACGTCGGCATCGAGGTCCAGGTCGCCCGACTCGACCCCCTGCATCACGGTCGTGTACGTGACGAGCTTCGAGACCGACCCGACCCGGAACAGCGTCCGGTTCGCACGGACCGGGACGTCGTTGGCCACGTCGGCGTGACCGTACCCCTTCGCGAACAGCAGTTCGCCGTCCTTCACGACCGCCACCGTCGCGCCGGGGATGTGATGCGTCTCCAGCTGACTGGTCACCAGCCCGTCCACGAACGGTTCGAGGTCGGCCACGGTGAGTTCGGGCGGCGCCGGCTGTGTGGCCGGGCCGGCAGCCGCGGCCGGGGCAGCGACCTGCGCCAGCACGACCGAGAGCAATACGAGGAGCAGCGTGGAGGTACGGATAGGAGCCCACATACCGGAGTAGACACGTCGAGAGGGCAGAAATACGCGCGCTCGTTCTCACGGGGTGGTAATGGAGCGGAGCCGTGGGGGGCGGGCACCCTCATCACCGACCGTCGTAGCGCCGGTCCCCGCCGGACGGACGCCGGACCGCACGCACCCGTTCCCGGGACGACTCCCCAGCGACCACCCCGGGGAGCCACTCGGGACGGCCGGGGTGACGGGCGCTCACTCGGTCCTCTCCGGGGGGTCGGGACGCTTCCGGACGACGAGGACGGGCGCCACCGCCCCCTCCGCGACGCGCTCGGTCGCGTCGCCGAGCAGGGACGACAGCAGCGAGGGGCCGCCGGCACCCATCACGATGATGTCGAACTCGTCGGACCGGTCGACGATGTCCCGGACCGGGGCGTCGGAGTCGGAGTGCTCCGTGTCGATCTGTTCCGCCGGGAGCCCTCTGTCGAGCAGCGTCTGCCTGGCCCGCTCGACGGCCGCGTCCGCGTCGAACTCGCCGCCGGTGTCCAGTCCCCAGAGCGTCACCGCACCGGCACGGCCGGCCAGCAACGTCGCGACGAGGTCCGCGAGGCGGCCGACGTCGACCGCGCCACGGATGGGGACGACCACGTCCTCGATCGCCCCCGTCGGGTTCGGGAGGAGGGTGGCGGTGGCGCCGACCTCGGCGGCCACCCGCTCGACCGTCTGGTCGCGGTCGTGGGTGAACGCGACGCGGGTCTCCACCCCGCGGCCGACGCCACGGAAGGCGTCCGCGATGTCCTCGATCGCGGTCCGGGCCCGCTCCTCGAACTGCATGCTCGCCTGCTCGGTCGGTGTCTGCTCGGGCAGGACGTGATACCCCAGCAGGACGATGGAGGCGGGCGCGAGGAACTCGACGAGCGGCTCGGAGATGGCCCTGCCCTCCAGAACCTCGACCGGGATGAGGACCCGCGGCGGTTCCCGGATGTCGAGGTCCTGGTCGGACGTGCTGTCGGCGGCCAGCGGCGCGGGATCGTCGTCGGACATCTAGAGCACCCCTTTGAGCATCACGTCGGCGGCGTAGTACTTGTACCACCCGGCGGCCGCGAGCATGATGGCGATGCCGATGACCTGCGAGGCGGGTTGCATGAACCCGATGAGGCCGAAGCTCGCGAGGGCACCGACGCCCGCGACGAGCGGGTACGCCGGCACCCGGAAGTCCGGGTCGTACCACTCGGGTTCGTCACGGCGCATCGCGATGAGCGCGACGCACATCAGCCCGTACATGACGAGGTGGAGGAAGGAGGCGACCTCGGCCAGCACCTCCACCTCGCCCAGCGCGACCAGCACGAGGACCGGGCCGCCGGCCATCGCCAGCGCGACGTGGGGGGTGCCGTACTTCAGGT from Haloglomus litoreum includes the following:
- a CDS encoding universal stress protein; its protein translation is MSDDDPAPLAADSTSDQDLDIREPPRVLIPVEVLEGRAISEPLVEFLAPASIVLLGYHVLPEQTPTEQASMQFEERARTAIEDIADAFRGVGRGVETRVAFTHDRDQTVERVAAEVGATATLLPNPTGAIEDVVVPIRGAVDVGRLADLVATLLAGRAGAVTLWGLDTGGEFDADAAVERARQTLLDRGLPAEQIDTEHSDSDAPVRDIVDRSDEFDIIVMGAGGPSLLSSLLGDATERVAEGAVAPVLVVRKRPDPPERTE
- a CDS encoding serine hydrolase domain-containing protein, whose protein sequence is MWAPIRTSTLLLVLLSVVLAQVAAPAAAAGPATQPAPPELTVADLEPFVDGLVTSQLETHHIPGATVAVVKDGELLFAKGYGHADVANDVPVRANRTLFRVGSVSKLVTYTTVMQGVESGDLDLDADVNSYLDDSPVEVPATYDEPVTLRHLGTHTAGFEDVYEGLFLYDQSAVQPLGEALTDTRPARVRPPGELAAYSNWGAALAGHVVAERADTPFDEYVEASVLDPLGMDRSTFRQPVPGDLADDLAIGYRYRDGAFVAGRFEYVGTPPAGSMSATATDMGRFMLAHLGEGSFDGGRILEPATVRQMHSRQFTHDDRLNGMAYGFVEQDRNGVRAIGHGGATELFYTQLLLLPGEEVGVFVSYNAPGGGAAGNAFLEAFLDRYYPGESPSAVSPSAGAADRTAALAGEFRATRVPYTSWWKFAAMAQTVEVVPLADGELLLRSAAATQFGFGATRWVELEPNVYREVDGDGLLVFRDSDDGMVLFLDRNPAAAFQQLPVHETAGTTLVVALGSLALFSLSVLGWGLLAAYRWRIDQPPWSRRTWAARGLVGLLVVLLLVLLAALNVAASAPFAVMAGEHPFVDAALAVPYLVVPVVLAIVGIAALAWRQSEWGLGTRVHYTGLALAGLVVLWELSYWNFLPV